The proteins below are encoded in one region of Pangasianodon hypophthalmus isolate fPanHyp1 chromosome 6, fPanHyp1.pri, whole genome shotgun sequence:
- the ompa gene encoding olfactory marker protein a, with translation MASESEMELEFTEDLQLTEVMRLRVQSLQQRGQKRQDGERLLLPHEAVFRLDFTDQELTFSHWNVTLTGPGRLSVTGISQLWTPDLTNLMTRQLLEPTGQFWRTAGDPEDAPIKCLEADIQEFGERIAELAKVRKVMYFLFAFKEGVEKDGVKCSVVFKRNA, from the coding sequence ATGGCCTCGGAGAGTGAGATGGAGCTGGAGTTCACTGAGGACCTGCAGCTGACTGAGGTGATGCGGCTGAGGGTTCAGTCTCTGCAGCAGCGTGGGCAGAAGAGGCAAGACGGCGAGCGCTTGCTTCTGCCCCATGAGGCAGTGTTCCGGCTGGACTTCACCGATCAGGAACTGACCTTTTCTCACTGGAACGTGACCCTGACTGGGCCGGGCCGCCTTTCAGTTACAGGTATCTCACAGCTGTGGACACCCGACCTCACCAACCTGATGACGCGCCAGCTGCTGGAGCCCACGGGCCAGTTTTGGAGGACGGCTGGTGACCCAGAGGACGCACCCATTAAATGCCTGGAGGCTGACATCCAGGAGTTTGGAGAGAGGATCGCTGAGCTGGCCAAGGTCAGAAAGGTCATGTACTTCCTGTTCGCCTTCAAGGAGGGAGTGGAGAAGGACGGTGTAAAGTGCTCAGTGGTGTTCAAGAGGAACGCCTAG